The window CGAAGCCGGGAACCCTTGGGGGCAACCCGCACAGAAGGGAATCACCGTCCGCGCGTCATCGGGCGCAAGGTCAAGGATCCACTGTCCATCACCGTTCGGACCAGTCCCGAGAGTTCCCCTCCAGGCCGGACCCAGTGACACAAATTTATCCACAACGCGCGCTCCGCCAAGATATTTCACGTAATAACTGCCAACGAGGGTGCCCTCAGAAACGCCCACAATGCTGACCTTCTGTGCACCTGTGGCAGTGCGAACACGCTCGACGAATTCCCCAACCTCTGCGGCGCTGTCATCGAGTCGTCCCAGGCCCCCCACCGAATCGAACGGCGCCGGTAGGCTTGCGTTTTCCCCGAACGTCAGCGCAAAAACGCAGTACCCCTCGTTGGCCAGTAGCGGTGAGATTGTGGTGAACATATTGAACCGGTTGGCACCCAATCCGTGTAGGAGAACCACAGGCTCTGGATGTGCGACCGAAGGTACACAGTTCCAGTCATTGGAACCCGCTGCGGATCCGTACGGATCGCGGACAGAGTCCTGAACGAAGAGATCATAGGGAACGGGATACTGAGGCTCGGCCGTCGCGGTGGCGCTGGCTGAGCCGATCAGTAGTATCAGGCCAGCCAACACAACCAGCACGGATCGAAATCCCGACATCGCTTCCTCCGTAAATAGCGGACAATTGACGTCACGCTAACTGCCTTTAGCGGACGATGCGGAGGAATGCTCAATATTTACATATGTCTGGACGGCGTGTCCTCCCCGGCGATGAACGACCTCGGTCTCAACGGGTCAACGCACCGTTCGCTACGCCCACTATCGAATTCCAGCACAAGGGGCGGTCATGTATCTTGACTTCCAGATCGTATCTTGACTTCCAGATCTTGGCCACATAATTGAACGAAATCTACTGAGGGAAAGGATATTTGCAGGTTTGGAAGCGGCGAGAAAGCAAGGACGTACTGGTGGTCGACCGCCTGTGCTTGATGAGAAACAGAAGGCGATCCTCCGCAAGATGAAAGGTGCCGGCGTCTCTATGACCGCCATAGCCGACACCCTCGGAGTCGCCCGATCAACCCTGTACCCGCAACGTC of the Rhodococcus sp. OK302 genome contains:
- a CDS encoding esterase/lipase family protein; translated protein: MSGFRSVLVVLAGLILLIGSASATATAEPQYPVPYDLFVQDSVRDPYGSAAGSNDWNCVPSVAHPEPVVLLHGLGANRFNMFTTISPLLANEGYCVFALTFGENASLPAPFDSVGGLGRLDDSAAEVGEFVERVRTATGAQKVSIVGVSEGTLVGSYYVKYLGGARVVDKFVSLGPAWRGTLGTGPNGDGQWILDLAPDDARTVIPFCAGCPQGFPASDFLAKLWAGGESGVVGPYTPTVTYTNIMTRYDQLVLPFTSGYVEALNATNIVVQDGCSLDYSEHLALAASRVATGHMLNALDPENTRPVPCVFVAPFLGG